A region of bacterium DNA encodes the following proteins:
- a CDS encoding helix-turn-helix transcriptional regulator, translating to MEKRTVADLRRAFGRRVHDARRDAGLSQTELARVLGLRSGVAVGDWERGKALPKFETFLRLCEAVNQPPAFFIDGYRDRPVKDPVDRLRETFEGADAKAVQRHLELLHRLEHLPVEVGRGIAPEELRSALEHLRFEEAAETAKARLAAAGRRADSGPPPRPLDESREAAAQEAFRLGWEAALGALREWLHRRARA from the coding sequence ATGGAAAAGCGAACCGTCGCCGATCTCCGCCGCGCGTTCGGCCGCCGCGTGCACGACGCCCGGCGCGACGCGGGCCTGAGCCAGACCGAGCTCGCGCGCGTGCTCGGGCTGCGCAGCGGCGTGGCCGTCGGCGACTGGGAGCGCGGCAAGGCGCTGCCGAAATTCGAGACCTTTCTGCGGCTGTGCGAGGCGGTGAATCAGCCGCCCGCGTTCTTTATCGACGGCTACCGCGACCGGCCGGTGAAGGATCCGGTCGACCGCCTGCGCGAGACGTTCGAGGGCGCCGACGCGAAGGCGGTCCAGCGGCACCTCGAGCTGCTGCACCGCCTCGAACATCTGCCCGTGGAAGTCGGCCGCGGCATCGCGCCCGAGGAACTGCGCTCCGCGCTCGAGCACCTGCGCTTCGAGGAAGCCGCGGAGACCGCGAAGGCCCGCCTGGCCGCCGCCGGCCGGCGCGCCGATTCCGGGCCCCCGCCCCGGCCGCTCGACGAGTCGCGCGAGGCGGCCGCGCAGGAGGCGTTCCGTCTCGGGTGGGAGGCGGCGCTCGGCGCGCTGCGGGAGTGGCTGCACCGGCGCGCCCGCGCCTGA
- a CDS encoding helix-turn-helix domain-containing protein → MTTRPPAGRLAADSPATMKSKPVSPAAGSTRRQTGFLTPEEVAAELRVSPSVVLRLLRRGDLPSVRVGRAWRVEEEDLRRWIRRHRHGGAGNGRAVLNGRGGACLCGCGAHVAAPDARFLPGHSGKMVHRLMTVEGMTFDAAREAVRRVHRPRQQQRLF, encoded by the coding sequence ATGACGACCCGGCCGCCGGCGGGCCGCCTAGCGGCGGACTCGCCGGCCACGATGAAATCAAAGCCGGTCTCACCCGCCGCGGGATCGACGCGGCGCCAGACGGGTTTCCTCACGCCCGAAGAAGTCGCCGCGGAACTGCGCGTGTCGCCGTCGGTGGTGCTGCGCCTCCTGCGGCGGGGCGATCTTCCGTCGGTGCGCGTGGGACGCGCGTGGCGCGTCGAGGAAGAGGACCTGCGGCGCTGGATCCGGCGCCACCGGCACGGCGGCGCGGGCAACGGCCGCGCCGTGCTCAACGGCCGGGGCGGCGCGTGTCTGTGCGGGTGCGGGGCGCATGTCGCCGCGCCGGACGCGCGGTTTCTTCCCGGACACAGCGGCAAGATGGTGCACCGGCTGATGACGGTGGAAGGCATGACGTTCGACGCGGCGCGCGAAGCGGTGCGCCGCGTGCACCGGCCGCGCCAGCAGCAGCGGCTGTTCTGA
- a CDS encoding gamma-glutamylcyclotransferase family protein, with amino-acid sequence MTSRLFAYGTLRDEHLVERLLGRRLPWQPAVLEGYCRTLDASIGYPIVHPLAGASVDGRLLDGVDQTALAALDAYEGPEYRRVTVRVQTSDGRAVDAYAYVPVQAGAGTPRADRR; translated from the coding sequence ATGACCTCGCGCCTCTTCGCCTACGGCACCCTGCGGGACGAACACCTCGTCGAGCGGCTGCTCGGACGCCGGCTGCCGTGGCAGCCGGCGGTGCTGGAGGGCTACTGCCGCACGCTGGACGCGTCGATCGGCTATCCCATCGTGCATCCGCTGGCCGGCGCGAGCGTAGACGGGCGGCTCCTCGACGGCGTCGACCAGACGGCCCTCGCCGCGCTCGACGCCTACGAGGGCCCGGAGTACCGGCGCGTCACCGTGCGGGTGCAGACGAGCGACGGCCGCGCGGTCGATGCCTATGCCTACGTGCCGGTGCAGGCCGGCGCGGGGACGCCACGCGCGGACCGCCGGTAG